From one Holophagales bacterium genomic stretch:
- a CDS encoding O-methyltransferase — MSILLAGLDDYLLSVLPARDAVLARMEADAARRGIPIVGPAVGRLLAQYARLTGARRVFELGSAIGYSTIWLARAVGPDGHVFYTDGSEENAAEARRNLAEAGVAERVTVLVGDALTRLDETGGEFDLVFNDVDKEGYPDVLRRAVPRLGIGGLLVTDNVLWDGRLRLPSCEDDAETAAIREFTRLSYAHPDLETTIVPLRDGVSVSRRIR, encoded by the coding sequence ATGTCCATCCTCCTCGCAGGGCTCGACGACTACCTCCTCTCGGTCCTTCCAGCGCGGGACGCGGTCCTGGCGCGCATGGAGGCCGACGCCGCGCGCCGCGGGATCCCGATCGTCGGCCCGGCGGTGGGAAGGCTCCTGGCCCAGTACGCGAGGCTGACCGGGGCGCGGCGCGTCTTCGAGCTCGGGAGCGCCATCGGCTATTCGACCATCTGGCTCGCGCGGGCCGTCGGGCCCGACGGCCACGTCTTCTACACGGACGGCTCGGAGGAGAACGCCGCCGAGGCGCGCCGGAATCTCGCGGAGGCGGGCGTGGCGGAACGGGTGACGGTGCTCGTCGGCGATGCGCTGACGCGTCTCGACGAGACCGGGGGCGAGTTCGACCTCGTCTTCAACGACGTGGACAAGGAGGGATATCCCGACGTCCTGCGGCGCGCGGTGCCGCGCCTGGGTATCGGGGGGCTCCTCGTCACGGACAACGTCCTGTGGGACGGCCGCCTCCGCCTCCCATCCTGCGAAGACGACGCGGAGACGGCCGCGATCCGGGAGTTCACCCGGCTCAGCTACGCACACCCCGACCTGGAGACGACCATCGTGCCCCTCAGGGACGGCGTTTCGGTCTCACGCCGGATCCGCTGA
- a CDS encoding peptidase C1, with product MKHSSLVILAASLVATQAVHAQERRDGAVFAEKKDARYDAIKAEVRKKEEPAPKKRMWVDFSAVDAPRAVSEFTKVWHQPPVCQGLSGMCWCFSTTSFLESEAYRLTKRELRLSVLHTVYWEHVEKAKGWVKSRGASVYGEGSQPAAVLRALRNHGALPAEAYTGLPGGRKEHDHESTLYAEIKAYLDGVKAAGAWNEEAVVSTVRAILDHHLGAPPETVVVDGQALTPREYLAKVVRLDPDDYVGFLSTMEKPYWEKAEYEVPDNWWHGKEYVNVPLDTFLSAIKGALRNGFSVGVAGDMSEPGYSIGPPGIAVVPTWDIPSAYIDEAARQFRFGNGSTTDDHGLHVVGWLTRGGKDWFLVKDSWSSSWNNDHPGYYFFHEDYLKLKMLAFVVHRDAVKELLTRVG from the coding sequence ATGAAGCATTCCTCTCTCGTCATCCTGGCGGCGTCACTCGTCGCCACCCAGGCGGTCCACGCCCAGGAACGCCGCGACGGGGCCGTCTTCGCCGAGAAGAAGGACGCGAGGTACGACGCGATCAAGGCCGAGGTGCGGAAGAAGGAAGAGCCCGCGCCGAAGAAGCGGATGTGGGTCGACTTCTCCGCGGTCGACGCGCCGAGAGCCGTGTCGGAGTTCACGAAGGTCTGGCACCAGCCTCCCGTCTGCCAGGGGCTTTCGGGCATGTGCTGGTGCTTCTCGACGACGTCGTTTCTCGAGTCGGAGGCGTACCGGCTCACGAAGCGCGAGCTGCGGCTCTCGGTCCTCCACACGGTCTACTGGGAGCACGTCGAGAAGGCGAAGGGCTGGGTGAAGTCCCGCGGGGCTTCGGTCTACGGAGAGGGCTCACAGCCGGCAGCCGTCCTCCGGGCCCTCCGCAACCACGGCGCCCTCCCCGCCGAGGCCTACACGGGCCTCCCCGGGGGACGGAAGGAGCACGACCACGAGTCGACCCTCTACGCCGAGATCAAGGCCTACCTCGACGGCGTGAAGGCCGCGGGCGCCTGGAACGAGGAGGCCGTCGTCTCGACCGTCCGCGCGATCCTCGACCACCACCTCGGCGCGCCGCCCGAGACGGTCGTCGTCGACGGGCAGGCCCTGACGCCGAGGGAGTACCTCGCGAAGGTCGTCCGGCTCGACCCCGACGACTACGTCGGCTTCCTCTCCACGATGGAGAAGCCGTACTGGGAGAAGGCCGAGTACGAGGTCCCGGACAACTGGTGGCACGGGAAGGAGTACGTCAACGTCCCGCTCGACACGTTCCTCTCCGCCATCAAGGGCGCCCTTCGGAACGGCTTCTCGGTCGGCGTCGCGGGCGACATGTCCGAGCCGGGCTACTCCATCGGCCCTCCGGGAATCGCCGTCGTCCCGACGTGGGACATCCCCTCGGCGTACATCGACGAGGCGGCCCGGCAGTTCCGCTTCGGCAACGGCAGCACGACGGACGACCACGGCCTCCACGTGGTCGGCTGGCTGACGCGGGGCGGCAAGGACTGGTTCCTCGTGAAGGACTCCTGGTCGAGCTCCTGGAACAACGACCACCCCGGCTACTACTTCTTCCACGAGGACTACCTGAAGCTGAAGATGCTCGCCTTCGTCGTCCACAGGGACGCCGTGAAGGAGCTGCTGACCCGCGTGGGGTGA
- a CDS encoding AbgT family transporter, which translates to MLGIVERAGNTLPHPATIFLVLSIAVLVASAIASWAGVSAVHPGTGKTIAVVNLLTVEGLHQILNKAVTNFTSFAPLGTVLVALLGIGVAEGSGLLGTLLRLLVLSAPRRLLTFVVVFAGVLSNAASEVGYVLLIPLAGVLFLAAGRHPIAGMAAAFAGVSGGYSANLVLGTIDPLLAGLTQEAAHIVDPTYSVSPAANYYFLAVSTFLVAIAATWVTEKIVVPRLGAYTGAEKADGELRPLAAAEKKGLRNAVAVLVLFGAVVLWGIIPEGGFLRDLKTGGILHSPLLTAIVPFIFLGGALAGVAYGLGAGTMKNDADVMKAMSKSMETLGSYMVLVFFAAQFVAFFNWSHLGLIGAVKGAEVLKATGLGGIPLMLGFVVLAAAVNLLMGSASAKWAVMAPVFVPMLMLLGYTPELTQAAYRVGDSVTNVISPTMSYFALILATVQRYDPKAGLGTLIATMLPYTLVLFLSWSLLLVVWIALGLPVGPGAGLRLPG; encoded by the coding sequence ATGCTCGGGATCGTGGAGAGGGCCGGGAACACCCTCCCCCACCCGGCGACGATCTTCCTCGTCCTTTCCATCGCCGTTCTCGTCGCCTCGGCGATCGCCTCGTGGGCCGGCGTCTCCGCGGTTCACCCCGGTACGGGCAAGACGATCGCCGTCGTGAACCTCCTCACCGTCGAGGGGCTCCACCAGATCCTGAACAAGGCCGTCACGAACTTCACCAGCTTCGCCCCCCTCGGGACGGTCCTCGTCGCCCTCCTCGGCATCGGCGTCGCCGAGGGGAGCGGCCTGCTCGGAACGCTCCTGCGCCTCCTCGTCCTCTCGGCGCCCCGACGGCTCCTCACGTTCGTCGTCGTCTTCGCGGGGGTCCTCTCCAACGCGGCGAGCGAGGTCGGCTACGTCCTTCTCATCCCGCTCGCGGGGGTCCTCTTCCTCGCCGCGGGACGGCACCCGATCGCCGGGATGGCCGCCGCCTTCGCGGGCGTTTCCGGCGGCTACAGCGCGAACCTCGTCCTCGGCACCATCGACCCGCTCCTCGCCGGCCTCACGCAGGAGGCCGCGCACATCGTCGACCCCACCTACTCCGTCAGCCCGGCTGCGAACTACTACTTTCTCGCCGTCTCGACGTTCCTCGTTGCGATCGCCGCCACGTGGGTCACCGAGAAGATCGTCGTGCCCCGGCTCGGGGCTTACACGGGCGCCGAGAAGGCCGACGGTGAGCTGCGCCCCCTCGCTGCCGCCGAGAAGAAGGGACTCCGCAACGCCGTCGCCGTCCTCGTCCTCTTCGGGGCCGTCGTCCTCTGGGGAATCATCCCGGAGGGAGGGTTCCTGCGCGACCTGAAGACGGGCGGGATCCTCCACTCGCCGCTTCTCACGGCCATCGTCCCGTTCATCTTCCTCGGCGGCGCGCTGGCGGGCGTCGCGTACGGCCTCGGAGCGGGGACGATGAAGAACGACGCCGACGTCATGAAGGCGATGTCGAAGTCGATGGAGACCCTCGGCTCGTACATGGTCCTCGTCTTCTTCGCCGCGCAGTTCGTCGCCTTCTTCAACTGGTCGCACCTCGGGCTGATCGGTGCCGTGAAAGGGGCCGAGGTGCTGAAGGCGACCGGCCTCGGCGGCATCCCGCTCATGCTCGGGTTCGTCGTCCTCGCCGCCGCGGTCAATCTCCTCATGGGGAGCGCGTCGGCCAAGTGGGCCGTCATGGCTCCCGTCTTCGTCCCGATGCTGATGCTCCTCGGCTACACGCCCGAGCTGACGCAGGCGGCCTACCGCGTCGGCGACAGCGTCACGAACGTCATCTCGCCGACGATGTCCTACTTCGCCCTCATCCTGGCGACGGTCCAGCGCTACGACCCGAAGGCCGGGCTGGGCACGCTCATCGCCACGATGCTCCCCTACACCCTGGTCCTGTTCCTGTCCTGGAGCCTGCTCCTCGTCGTCTGGATCGCCCTCGGCCTTCCCGTCGGCCCGGGCGCCGGGCTGCGGCTGCCGGGCTGA
- a CDS encoding M50 family metallopeptidase yields the protein MSAAVSRPGWKRLLVPLLLALLVYAFWSTIFVWPLRLFVVLLHEVSHGLAAVLTGGRIVSIELSPREGGLCTTAGGWPFVISSAGYLGSALFGALFLVLGVRGKPRMHRTVAALLGLALLALTLFYVRSSFGFVYGLVAGALLLAVARWLPEGASSFVLRLLGVTSLLYAPWDIASDLILRSVPASDAGALARLTGIPSIAWGVLWLGASLVIAWRAVRLGVRS from the coding sequence GTGTCGGCGGCCGTCTCCAGGCCCGGGTGGAAGCGGCTCCTCGTGCCGCTTCTGCTCGCGCTCCTCGTCTACGCCTTCTGGTCGACGATCTTCGTCTGGCCGCTGCGGCTCTTCGTCGTCCTCCTCCACGAGGTCTCTCACGGCCTCGCGGCGGTCCTGACCGGCGGGCGCATCGTCTCGATCGAGCTCTCCCCGCGGGAGGGGGGGCTCTGCACGACCGCGGGGGGCTGGCCCTTCGTCATCTCCTCGGCGGGCTACCTCGGCAGCGCCCTCTTCGGGGCTCTGTTCCTCGTCCTCGGCGTCCGCGGAAAACCCCGAATGCACCGGACCGTCGCGGCGCTCCTCGGCTTGGCGCTCCTCGCCCTGACCCTCTTCTACGTCCGCAGCAGCTTCGGCTTCGTCTACGGCCTCGTCGCGGGCGCGCTCCTCCTCGCCGTGGCCCGCTGGCTTCCCGAGGGCGCCTCCAGCTTCGTTCTCCGTCTCCTCGGCGTCACGAGCCTCCTCTACGCCCCGTGGGACATCGCCTCCGACCTGATCCTCCGCTCCGTCCCCGCGAGCGACGCGGGCGCCCTCGCCCGCCTGACCGGCATCCCGTCGATCGCCTGGGGCGTCCTCTGGCTCGGCGCCTCCCTCGTCATCGCCTGGCGCGCCGTACGGCTTGGGGTCAGGTCTTGA
- a CDS encoding M1 family metallopeptidase, which produces MALVDPHSYADDAQPRTKHLRLHLAVDFGRKRIDGRAVLELATPAGGPMDLDTKGLTIVAVTASGGGEVLFDLGPEDPVLGRRLRLKLPPGTAEVLVRYHTAPDAAALQWLDPAQTEGKRHPYLFSQCQAIHARSMVPCQDTARFRVTYHAEVTVPEALSAVMSAGPSGVIPGKGTRTFLFDMPQAIPTYLLALAVGELESRDLSPRARVWAEPATVEKAAWEFAGVEEMIVKAEGLFGPYDWDRYDMLVLPPSFPYGGMENPRMTFLTPTLLAGDRSLVDVVAHELAHSWTGNLVTNATAEHFWLNEGFTVWAERRILEAIHGEEAATLGWAIGQKALEDSIARFGADSPLTKLRTHLEGVDPDDAFSSVPYEKGARLVVLLERTVGRATWDAFLADYMKTFRFQSITTEEFFAFLEQKLPGTAAKVNADAWLHEPGLPANAPVFRSEKAEALASLAEGWEKGVRPSSEQIAGWSPSETLVYLQKLPRKMSAADCAALDAAFGLTGKGNYELLVEWLVIASGSDYEPAFGKIREVLSRVGRMKYLRPLYTALGATDRTRALARDIFAAASPTYHGLSRRVVSGVLEKYAA; this is translated from the coding sequence ATGGCCCTCGTTGACCCCCACTCCTACGCCGACGACGCCCAGCCCCGGACGAAGCACCTCCGACTCCACCTCGCGGTGGACTTCGGGAGGAAACGGATCGACGGGCGAGCCGTACTGGAGCTCGCTACGCCGGCCGGCGGCCCGATGGACCTCGACACGAAGGGGTTGACGATCGTCGCCGTCACGGCGTCCGGCGGCGGCGAAGTCCTGTTCGACCTCGGGCCCGAGGACCCGGTTCTCGGCCGGCGTCTGAGGCTGAAGCTTCCTCCGGGGACGGCCGAGGTTCTGGTCCGCTATCACACGGCCCCGGACGCCGCGGCCCTCCAGTGGCTCGACCCGGCGCAGACCGAGGGGAAGAGGCACCCGTACCTCTTCAGCCAGTGCCAGGCGATCCACGCCCGTTCGATGGTCCCGTGCCAGGACACGGCCCGCTTCCGCGTGACGTACCACGCGGAGGTGACCGTCCCCGAGGCGCTCTCGGCCGTCATGTCGGCCGGCCCGTCGGGAGTGATCCCGGGGAAGGGAACGCGGACCTTCCTCTTCGACATGCCGCAGGCGATCCCGACCTACCTCCTCGCCCTCGCCGTCGGTGAGCTCGAGTCGCGCGACCTCTCGCCGCGGGCCCGCGTCTGGGCCGAGCCGGCGACGGTCGAGAAGGCGGCGTGGGAGTTCGCGGGTGTCGAGGAGATGATCGTGAAGGCCGAGGGGCTCTTCGGCCCGTACGACTGGGACCGCTACGACATGCTCGTCCTCCCGCCGTCGTTCCCCTACGGGGGCATGGAGAACCCGCGGATGACGTTCCTGACGCCGACGCTCCTGGCGGGAGACCGCTCGCTCGTCGACGTCGTCGCGCACGAGCTGGCCCACTCCTGGACCGGCAACCTCGTGACGAACGCGACGGCCGAGCACTTCTGGCTGAACGAGGGCTTCACGGTGTGGGCCGAGCGGCGGATCCTCGAGGCGATCCACGGCGAGGAGGCCGCGACGCTCGGCTGGGCCATCGGGCAGAAGGCGCTCGAGGACTCCATCGCCCGCTTCGGCGCGGACTCGCCGCTGACGAAGCTCCGGACGCACCTCGAAGGGGTCGACCCCGACGACGCGTTCTCCTCGGTGCCGTACGAGAAGGGGGCGCGCCTCGTCGTCCTCCTCGAGCGGACGGTCGGGCGCGCCACGTGGGACGCCTTCCTGGCCGACTACATGAAGACGTTCCGCTTCCAGTCGATCACGACCGAGGAGTTCTTCGCGTTCCTCGAGCAGAAGCTCCCCGGCACGGCCGCGAAGGTGAACGCCGATGCGTGGCTCCACGAGCCCGGGCTTCCCGCCAACGCGCCGGTCTTCCGGTCGGAGAAGGCCGAGGCACTGGCGTCCCTCGCGGAAGGGTGGGAGAAGGGCGTCCGCCCGTCGAGCGAGCAGATCGCCGGCTGGAGCCCGTCGGAGACGCTCGTCTACCTGCAGAAGCTGCCGCGGAAGATGTCGGCCGCAGATTGCGCCGCCCTCGACGCCGCGTTCGGCCTGACGGGGAAGGGGAACTACGAGCTCCTCGTCGAGTGGCTCGTGATCGCCTCCGGGAGCGACTACGAGCCCGCATTCGGGAAGATCCGCGAGGTCCTCTCGCGCGTCGGGCGGATGAAGTACCTCAGGCCGCTCTACACGGCGCTCGGCGCCACCGATCGGACGCGGGCGCTGGCGCGCGACATCTTCGCGGCAGCCAGCCCGACGTACCACGGCCTCTCGCGTCGGGTCGTCTCGGGGGTCCTCGAGAAGTACGCGGCCTGA
- a CDS encoding MFS transporter encodes MSEAKPAGLLRSFPKVFWVANVMELFERAAYYGLNSVLAVYLTANTADGGLGFGESSVGFLQSLIYACNYVVPILGGALADRYGYRRMLLVAFAMLSTGYFAAGYMSAYAAVFAALLLMAAGGGLFKPIISGTIARSTNESNSGFGFGIYYWMINIGAFLAPLVVSILKGFSWRYVFLASSAYCALMFLPTIFAYQDPPLPENRKTIRDVAHSAAMVLGDARFMLMIVVYSLFWILYFQNFGSVLWFLRDFIDPAPMNAVFASLGLPFKFDAEFVTVINGGTIILLQVFVSRIVKNLKPLPTMLGGVAIGALGFLFLAFAQNVWLFIAGIAVFSIGEMTAHPKYYSYVGLVAPQDKKAVYMGYAFLYGVFGSLIGSSLGGALYGAWLKPLAGTPEGIVASRNFWLLFVLLDVFAVVGLFFYNRAFAHDTPEATAKARTIMIGLYSLFVVVGIFFLWMALFGGEDVSYKTLVQAFILTLLGVGGVLISRSRTTGK; translated from the coding sequence ATGAGCGAAGCCAAGCCGGCCGGCCTCCTCCGGTCGTTTCCCAAGGTCTTCTGGGTCGCCAACGTCATGGAGCTCTTCGAGCGGGCGGCCTACTACGGACTCAACTCGGTCCTGGCCGTCTACCTGACGGCGAATACGGCGGACGGGGGGCTCGGCTTCGGCGAGAGCTCGGTCGGGTTCCTGCAGAGCCTCATCTACGCCTGCAACTACGTCGTTCCGATCCTCGGCGGGGCGCTCGCCGACCGCTACGGCTACCGGCGGATGCTCCTCGTCGCCTTCGCGATGCTCTCGACGGGCTATTTCGCCGCCGGCTACATGTCGGCGTACGCCGCGGTCTTCGCCGCGCTCCTCCTGATGGCGGCGGGAGGCGGCCTCTTCAAGCCGATCATCTCGGGGACGATCGCCCGCTCGACGAACGAGTCGAACTCGGGGTTCGGCTTCGGCATCTACTACTGGATGATCAACATCGGCGCGTTCCTGGCGCCGCTCGTCGTCTCGATCCTCAAGGGCTTCTCCTGGCGGTACGTCTTCCTCGCCTCGTCCGCCTACTGCGCCCTGATGTTCCTGCCGACGATCTTCGCCTACCAGGACCCGCCGCTCCCGGAGAACCGCAAGACGATCCGCGACGTCGCCCACAGCGCCGCGATGGTCCTCGGCGACGCCCGCTTCATGCTGATGATCGTCGTCTACTCGCTCTTCTGGATCCTCTACTTCCAGAACTTCGGGTCGGTCCTCTGGTTCCTCCGCGACTTCATCGACCCCGCCCCGATGAACGCCGTCTTCGCGTCGCTCGGCCTGCCGTTCAAGTTCGACGCCGAGTTCGTCACGGTGATCAACGGGGGGACGATCATCCTCCTCCAGGTCTTCGTCAGCCGGATCGTGAAGAACCTCAAGCCCCTGCCCACGATGCTCGGCGGCGTGGCCATCGGCGCCCTCGGATTCCTCTTCCTCGCCTTCGCCCAGAACGTCTGGCTCTTCATCGCCGGCATCGCCGTCTTCTCGATCGGAGAGATGACGGCCCACCCGAAGTACTACAGCTACGTCGGCCTCGTCGCCCCGCAGGACAAGAAGGCCGTCTACATGGGCTACGCGTTCCTCTACGGCGTCTTCGGAAGCCTCATCGGCTCCTCGCTCGGCGGCGCGCTCTACGGCGCGTGGCTCAAGCCGCTGGCCGGAACACCCGAAGGCATCGTCGCCTCGCGGAACTTCTGGCTCCTGTTCGTCCTCCTCGACGTCTTCGCCGTCGTCGGGCTCTTCTTCTACAACCGCGCGTTCGCCCACGACACGCCGGAGGCGACCGCGAAGGCCCGGACGATCATGATCGGCCTCTACAGCCTCTTCGTCGTCGTCGGCATCTTCTTCCTCTGGATGGCGCTCTTCGGCGGCGAGGACGTCTCGTACAAGACGCTCGTCCAGGCCTTCATCCTGACTCTCCTCGGCGTGGGCGGGGTCCTGATCAGCCGGAGCCGGACGACGGGGAAATAG
- a CDS encoding rhodanese-like domain-containing protein, producing MSPARGPVPSSGWRQSPPPPPPPPPPPPPPPPPSIPPSTWRGYLKVARQAAIYRETRRLTEEDFLRVSREAGTVVLDARSREKFDELHVKGALNLSFPDIAVESLQKALPDKETLILIYCNNNFRGAEGPFPSKLPTASLNLSTFIALYNYGYRNVWELGPVIDVKKSKLPLEPTAKAR from the coding sequence GTGTCCCCGGCCCGCGGGCCGGTGCCGTCATCCGGATGGAGGCAGAGCCCCCCCCCCCCCCCCCCCCCCCCCCCCCCCCCCCCCCCCCCCCCCCCCCCGTCAATCCCGCCATCGACATGGAGGGGCTATCTGAAGGTCGCCAGGCAGGCCGCGATCTACCGCGAGACGCGGCGGCTGACGGAGGAGGACTTTCTCCGGGTGAGCCGTGAGGCGGGGACGGTCGTCCTCGATGCGCGAAGCCGCGAGAAGTTCGACGAGCTCCACGTGAAGGGTGCCCTCAACCTCAGCTTCCCCGACATCGCCGTCGAGAGCCTGCAGAAGGCGCTCCCCGACAAGGAGACCCTGATCCTCATCTACTGCAACAACAACTTCCGCGGCGCCGAGGGGCCGTTTCCCTCGAAGCTGCCGACGGCTTCGCTCAACCTCTCGACCTTCATCGCGCTCTACAACTACGGGTACCGGAACGTCTGGGAGCTCGGCCCGGTCATCGACGTGAAGAAGTCGAAGCTCCCGCTCGAACCGACGGCGAAGGCGAGGTAG
- a CDS encoding DMT family transporter, producing MAVNFMRASLSFPFFLVAALAMGPEGGLAQVTAGRAGWLVLSVVGSYVVGDALFLASTQLLGVPAALAIASTYPLWSAVAGWAFLGQSVGPAGLLGVVLVVAGVVTVVRRRGVEPTNGERPGGGFRAHSGHTTGVLLAAATSLFWALNTFAIARGGADLPVAGVNTFRMGFAIALMPLARLFLRGRGTPLLVPAAEMRRSWPFFLLESVGGTALFVVGLTHSPLAVAAALTSLAPVLSVPFAFLIGRERIPGRVLAGIVVVTAGIVLLVGFGRA from the coding sequence ATGGCCGTCAACTTCATGCGGGCGAGCCTCTCGTTTCCGTTCTTCCTCGTGGCCGCGCTCGCGATGGGCCCGGAAGGGGGGCTGGCTCAGGTGACGGCGGGCCGGGCGGGGTGGCTCGTTCTCAGCGTCGTCGGGAGCTACGTGGTCGGCGACGCGCTCTTCCTGGCGAGCACCCAGCTCCTGGGCGTGCCGGCAGCGCTCGCGATCGCGTCGACCTACCCGCTCTGGTCGGCCGTCGCGGGCTGGGCGTTCCTGGGGCAGAGCGTCGGCCCGGCGGGCCTCCTGGGCGTCGTCCTCGTCGTCGCGGGTGTCGTCACCGTCGTGAGGCGCCGCGGCGTGGAGCCGACGAACGGGGAGCGGCCGGGAGGCGGATTCCGGGCGCACTCCGGGCACACCACCGGCGTCCTCCTGGCGGCCGCGACCTCTCTCTTCTGGGCCCTCAACACGTTCGCCATCGCCCGTGGCGGCGCGGACCTGCCGGTCGCGGGAGTGAACACGTTCCGGATGGGCTTTGCCATCGCCCTCATGCCGCTCGCCCGGCTCTTCCTGAGGGGTCGCGGAACGCCCCTCCTCGTCCCGGCCGCCGAGATGCGACGCTCCTGGCCCTTCTTTCTCCTGGAGAGCGTGGGGGGGACGGCGCTCTTCGTCGTCGGCCTGACCCACTCGCCCCTCGCCGTCGCCGCGGCCCTCACGTCGCTCGCCCCCGTTCTCTCCGTTCCGTTCGCCTTCCTCATCGGCCGGGAGCGGATCCCCGGGCGGGTGCTCGCGGGGATCGTCGTCGTGACGGCGGGGATCGTCCTCCTGGTCGGGTTCGGACGGGCCTGA